A genomic window from Carassius auratus strain Wakin chromosome 45, ASM336829v1, whole genome shotgun sequence includes:
- the LOC113062752 gene encoding OCIA domain-containing protein 2-like, translating to MNEKDMSTEGNQSTGGGGEVDTKPGQSGWKQFQCPIADPHFPREDIKKIWKECQYESFWYRAVPLSTGSMAVTGGLIYSVAGIVGYAVGKASYFGTCREKFNNKLGPEFARGFGPPGFRAGGFKPGHKHCIHVCEKCKQEEAQSTATVSDAPTQS from the exons ATGAATGAAAAAGACATGAGTACAGAAGGAAATCAGAgtacaggaggaggaggagaggtggACACAAAACCTGGCCAGTCTGGGTGGAAG CAATTCCAGTGCCCCATAGCTGATCCGCACTTTCCTAGGGAAGATATAAAGAAGATATGGAAGGAGTGTCAGTACGAGAGCTTCTGGTATCGAG CTGTTCCACTCTCTACTGGCAGCATGGCTGTGACTGGTGGCCTCATTTACAGCG TGGCGGGAATTGTGGGTTACGCAGTAGGCAAAGCTTCTTATTTTGGGACCTGTAGAGAGAAGTTCAACAATAAACTGGGACCAGAGTTCGCCAGAGGGTTTGGTCCTCCTGGATTTAGAGCTGGTGGCTTTAAACCTGGACATAA ACACTGCATCCATGTGTGTGAAAAGTGCAAGCAAGAAGAAGCACAGAGCACAGCAACAGTGTCTGATGCACCCACTCAGAGCTGA